A DNA window from Alligator mississippiensis isolate rAllMis1 chromosome 11, rAllMis1, whole genome shotgun sequence contains the following coding sequences:
- the AEN gene encoding apoptosis-enhancing nuclease, which yields MPAGKGQAPGVLRPVKACRLGQKESEGRFLEYYYAKRDLCCAQSKAQPCLPAEADSQALQIQAKKKSRKHQRFMKRRALLEQRGLLGPKLGQKVQPVILQLPEADMAQEPLTKKTGSCGQPASMVREQPAGETHAKLTKPKQVRSQAESDSPEGPAGQRLLSPPQDLACRLSLPASSKSGRVSLSWSLQRPWKYVAIDCEMVGTGPGGKLSELARCTVVSYNGDVVYDKYIRPELPIVDYRTPWSGITKRHMQNATPFKAAQREVLQILKDKIVVGHAIHNDFQALKYFHPKEQTRDTSRIPLLNQKAGFPLKASVSLKSLARQLLHTRIQVGRRGHSSVEDAQTSMELYRLVEEEWEQKLASSLPHSFPSSPTDSNTDSNHYLDDQYWPTDLNID from the exons ATGCCTGCTGGCAAGGGGCAAGCACCAGGTGTCCTGAGGCCAGTGaaggcctgcaggctggggcagaaggAGTCCGAGGGCCGGTTCCTGGAGTACTACTATGCCAAGCGGGACCTGTGCTGTGCCCAGTCCAAAGCCCAGCCGTGCCTCCCAGCGGAGGCTGACAGTCAGGCCTTGCAGATTCAGGCTAAGAAGAAGAGCCGGAAGCACCAGCGGTTTATGAAGCGCagggctctgctggagcagagggggctcCTGGGACCCAAGCTGGGACAAAAGGTCCAGCCAGTTATACTCCAGCTGCCAGAAGCAGATATGGCACAGGAGCCACTCACCAAGAAAACGGGCAGCTGTGGGCAGCCAGCATCCATGGTGCGTGAGCAGCCTGCAGGAGAAACCCATGCCAAGCTCACCAAGCCGAAGCAGGTGCGGTCACAGGCTGAGTCAGACAGTCCTGAGGGCCCAGCGGGGCAGCGCCTCCTCTCACCACCCCAGGATTTGGCATGTAGATTATCTTTGCCTGCAAGCTCCAAGTCAGGCAGAGTTTCCTTGTCCTGGTCACTCCAGAGACCTTGGAAATATGTAGCCATTGACTGCGAGATGGTGGGCACGGGTCCTGGTGGGAAGCTGAGTGAGCTGGCACGATGCACAGTAGTCAGCTACAACGGAGATGTTGTCTATGACAAATATATCCGGCCGGAGCTCCCCATTGTGGACTACAGGACTCCGTGGAGTGGGATCACCAAGCGGCACATGCAGAACGCTACCCCATTCAAAGCTGCGCAGAGAGAG GTCCTGCAGATCCTGAAAGACAAGATCGTGGTGGGCCATGCCATACATAATGACTTCCAAGCCCTCAAATATTTTCACCCCAAAGAGCAGACTCGAGATACCAGTCGGATCCCTTTGCTGAACCAGAAGGCAGGATTCCCCTTGAAAGCCAGCGTCTCTCTCAAGAGTCTGGCAAGGCAGCTGCTGCATACAAGAATTCAG GTTGGCCGGAGAGGGCACTCGTCGGTGGAAGATGCTCAGACATCCATGGAGCTCTACAGACTGGTGGAGGAAGAGTGGGAGCAGAAACTTGCCAGCAGCCTTCCTCACAGTTTCCCTAGCAGCCCTACAGACAGTAATACAGACAGCAACCACTACCTGGATGACCAGTACTGGCCCACGGACCTGAACATTGATTGA